Proteins from one Pleuronectes platessa chromosome 16, fPlePla1.1, whole genome shotgun sequence genomic window:
- the med25 gene encoding mediator of RNA polymerase II transcription subunit 25 isoform X5, with translation MVAGSTLMEPSAKPGTNQVADVVFVIEGTANLGPYFESLRKNYILPAIEYFNGGPPAETDFGGDYGGTQYGLVVFNTVDCAPESYVQCHAPTSSAFEFVSWIDSIQFMGGGAESCSLIAEGLSVALQLFDDFKKMREQIGQTHKVCVLLCNSPPYLLPAVESVSYTGCTAENLVKIIRDKGIHFSVVAPRKLPALRSLFERASPGVGVVEPHPDYSQDPFHMVLVRGISLPVSSGVGPGPLKPVLPPQPLPVSQPLVGPSQPPLPINTPHPYQNSAAMSAAQVAAQMAVEAANVQKSRFPGMVNQGPPFNSQQNIPSVPGVKLSQPSISTVTTSSQPMMPQQQVPPNQQQPVPPPGQPIPNQQPQQQPQQQPSVNQPTAPSVQPNMPGVSGPQSNAIGQQQGVANKIVAWTGVLEWQEKPKASSMDSATKLTRSLPCQVHVNQGENLNTDQWPQKLIMQLIPQQLLTTLGHLFRNSRMVQFLFTNKDLESLKGLYRIMASGFAGCVHFPHTTSPCEVRVLMLLYSSKKRIFMGLIPNDQGGFVNGIRQVITNHKQVQQHRALGGAGGPMQPGQVPPNQNFLNRPSGPIPVSHGNVQQQSVVVGMPPVSQVSMMEEQQRQNNMMAMRATGPGNQQPPVGGVPSNQGAQGGQAPPQGPILRLSNPGANPQLRSLLLSQQQPQGGVSHMPGIMSHQGLGQQLVHSAPGGGAQMQGQWRQPLAGPVLMSGGQRGAVPQPGMPIVSSAMEDEILMDLI, from the exons ATGGTGGCAGGTTCGACACTCATGGAGCCGTCAGCTAAGCCTGGGACCAACCAGGTGGCCGATGTGGTGTTTGTCATCGAAGGGACAGCGAACCTTGGACCCTACTTTGAATCCTTAAGGAAAAATTACATTCTTCCAGCTATTGA ATATTTCAATGGAGGGCCCCCAGCAGAAACAGATTTTGGTGGAgat TATGGAGGAACACAGTATGGCCTTGTGGTGTTCAACACAGTGGACTGTGCTCCTGAGTCATACGTCCAATGCCACGCACCAACAAGCTCTGCCTTTGAGTTTGTCTCATGGATCGACAGCATCCA GTTCATGGGAGGTGGAGCAGAAAGTTGTAGTCTAATTGCAGAGGGCCTCTCTGTGGCCCTGCAACTCTTTGATGATTTTAAGAAGATGAGGGAGCAAAT AGGTCAAACCCACAAGGTGTGCGTGCTGCTGTGTAACTCTCCTCCTTATCTGCTCCCTGCTGTGGAGAGTGTCAGCTACACCGGCTGCACAGCAGAAAACTTGGTCAAAATCATCAGAGAT AAAGGAATTCACTTCTCAGTGGTGGCTCCTCGGAAGCTGCCGGCTCTCAGGTCGTTGTTTGAGCGGGCGTCTCCTGGAGTTGGCGTGGTTGAACCCCATCCAGACTACAGTCAGGACCCTTTCCACATGGTCCTAGTCAGAGGAATTTCACTACCTG TTTCCTCAGGTGTAGGACCCGGACCGCTCAAACCCGTCCTTCCTCCTCAGCCGCTCCCTGTCTCTCAGCCTCTCGTTGGACCCTCACAGCCCCCTCTACCCATAAACACACCCCACCCTTATCAG AATTCGGCTGCCATGAGTGCAGCTCAGGTGGCTGCACAGATGGCTGTGGAGGCAGCCAACGTCCAGAAGAGTCGCT tcccAGGAATGGTCAATCAAGGCCCCCCGTTCAACAGTCAGCAAAACATCCCATCAGTCCCTGGGGTGAAGCTCAGTCAGCCCAGCATATCAACGGTCACCACGTCATCGCAGCCTATGATGCCACAGCAACAGGTTCCTCCAAATCAGCAGCAGCCGGTCCCACCCCCAGGGCAGCCGATACCCAATCAGCAACCGCAGCAGcaacctcagcagcagccctCAGTGAATCAGCCCACAGCGCCTTCAGTGCAGCCCAACATG CCTGGTGTGTCAGGACCTCAAAGCAATGCAATTGGACAGCAGCAAGGAGTAGCCAATAAGATTGTTGCATGGACTGGCGTTCTCGAGTGGCAAGAG AAGCCTAAAGCCTCATCAATGGATTCAGCCACCAAACTAACGCGTTCTCTGCCATGTCAAGTACATGTGAACCagggtgaaaatct AAACACAGACCAGTGGCCCCAGAAGCTTATTATGCAGCTGATTCCACAGCAGTTACTA ACAACCTTAGGTCACCTCTTCAGAAACTCTCGAATGGTTCAGTTTCTCTTCACCAACAAAGACTTGGAGTCGCTTAAAGGCCTCTACCGCATTATGGCCAGTGGTTTC gcTGGCTGCGTCCACTTCCCCCACACTACGTCGCCCTGTGAGGTGCGGGTGCTGATGCTGCTCTATTCATCCAAGAAGAGAATATTCATGGGCCTCATTCCCAACGACCAGGGCGGTTTCGTCAACGGCATCCGGCAAGTCATCACCAACCACAAGCAGGTCCAGCAGCACAGAGCG CTGGGCGGTGCAGGTGGACCAATGCAACCTGGTCAGGTCCCACCGAACCAGAACTTCCTCAACAGGCCCTCTGGTCCCATCCCTGTCTCCCATGGCAAcgtccagcagcag TCTGTGGTGGTGGGCATGCCTCCTGTTAGTCAGGTTTCTatgatggaggagcagcagaggcagaacaACATG ATGGCAATGAGAGCAACCGGACCAGGTAACCAGCAGCCGCCGGTCGGTGGTGTTCCATCCAACCAGGGGGCACAGGGCGGACAAGCCCCGCCCCAGGGCCCCATACTGCGGCTCTCAAACCCAGGAGCCAATCCACAGCTTCGCAGTCTTCTCCTcagccagcagcagcca CAGGGCGGCGTGTCTCACATGCCCGGAATAATGTCCCACCAGGGTTTAGGGCAGCAGTTGGTCCACTCTGCACCAGGAGGGGGGGCTCAAATGCAGGGCCAGTGGAGACAACCCCTGGCAG GTCCCGTGCTGATGTCCGGGGGTCAGAGAGGAGCGGTACCGCAGCCCGGGATGCCCATAGTCTCAAGCGCCATGGAAGATGAAATCCTCATGGACCTTATCTGA
- the med25 gene encoding mediator of RNA polymerase II transcription subunit 25 isoform X7, which produces MVAGSTLMEPSAKPGTNQVADVVFVIEGTANLGPYFESLRKNYILPAIEYFNGGPPAETDFGGDYGGTQYGLVVFNTVDCAPESYVQCHAPTSSAFEFVSWIDSIQFMGGGAESCSLIAEGLSVALQLFDDFKKMREQIGQTHKVCVLLCNSPPYLLPAVESVSYTGCTAENLVKIIRDKGIHFSVVAPRKLPALRSLFERASPGVGVVEPHPDYSQDPFHMVLVRGISLPVSSGVGPGPLKPVLPPQPLPVSQPLVGPSQPPLPINTPHPYQNSAAMSAAQVAAQMAVEAANVQKSRFPGMVNQGPPFNSQQNIPSVPGVKLSQPSISTVTTSSQPMMPQQQVPPNQQQPVPPPGQPIPNQQPQQQPQQQPSVNQPTAPSVQPNMPGVSGPQSNAIGQQQGVANKIVAWTGVLEWQEKPKASSMDSATKLTRSLPCQVHVNQGENLNTDQWPQKLIMQLIPQQLLTTLGHLFRNSRMVQFLFTNKDLESLKGLYRIMASGFAGCVHFPHTTSPCEVRVLMLLYSSKKRIFMGLIPNDQGGFVNGIRQVITNHKQVQQHRALGGAGGPMQPGQVPPNQNFLNRPSGPIPVSHGNVQQQMAMRATGPGNQQPPVGGVPSNQGAQGGQAPPQGPILRLSNPGANPQLRSLLLSQQQPQGGVSHMPGIMSHQGLGQQLVHSAPGGGAQMQGQWRQPLAGPVLMSGGQRGAVPQPGMPIVSSAMEDEILMDLI; this is translated from the exons ATGGTGGCAGGTTCGACACTCATGGAGCCGTCAGCTAAGCCTGGGACCAACCAGGTGGCCGATGTGGTGTTTGTCATCGAAGGGACAGCGAACCTTGGACCCTACTTTGAATCCTTAAGGAAAAATTACATTCTTCCAGCTATTGA ATATTTCAATGGAGGGCCCCCAGCAGAAACAGATTTTGGTGGAgat TATGGAGGAACACAGTATGGCCTTGTGGTGTTCAACACAGTGGACTGTGCTCCTGAGTCATACGTCCAATGCCACGCACCAACAAGCTCTGCCTTTGAGTTTGTCTCATGGATCGACAGCATCCA GTTCATGGGAGGTGGAGCAGAAAGTTGTAGTCTAATTGCAGAGGGCCTCTCTGTGGCCCTGCAACTCTTTGATGATTTTAAGAAGATGAGGGAGCAAAT AGGTCAAACCCACAAGGTGTGCGTGCTGCTGTGTAACTCTCCTCCTTATCTGCTCCCTGCTGTGGAGAGTGTCAGCTACACCGGCTGCACAGCAGAAAACTTGGTCAAAATCATCAGAGAT AAAGGAATTCACTTCTCAGTGGTGGCTCCTCGGAAGCTGCCGGCTCTCAGGTCGTTGTTTGAGCGGGCGTCTCCTGGAGTTGGCGTGGTTGAACCCCATCCAGACTACAGTCAGGACCCTTTCCACATGGTCCTAGTCAGAGGAATTTCACTACCTG TTTCCTCAGGTGTAGGACCCGGACCGCTCAAACCCGTCCTTCCTCCTCAGCCGCTCCCTGTCTCTCAGCCTCTCGTTGGACCCTCACAGCCCCCTCTACCCATAAACACACCCCACCCTTATCAG AATTCGGCTGCCATGAGTGCAGCTCAGGTGGCTGCACAGATGGCTGTGGAGGCAGCCAACGTCCAGAAGAGTCGCT tcccAGGAATGGTCAATCAAGGCCCCCCGTTCAACAGTCAGCAAAACATCCCATCAGTCCCTGGGGTGAAGCTCAGTCAGCCCAGCATATCAACGGTCACCACGTCATCGCAGCCTATGATGCCACAGCAACAGGTTCCTCCAAATCAGCAGCAGCCGGTCCCACCCCCAGGGCAGCCGATACCCAATCAGCAACCGCAGCAGcaacctcagcagcagccctCAGTGAATCAGCCCACAGCGCCTTCAGTGCAGCCCAACATG CCTGGTGTGTCAGGACCTCAAAGCAATGCAATTGGACAGCAGCAAGGAGTAGCCAATAAGATTGTTGCATGGACTGGCGTTCTCGAGTGGCAAGAG AAGCCTAAAGCCTCATCAATGGATTCAGCCACCAAACTAACGCGTTCTCTGCCATGTCAAGTACATGTGAACCagggtgaaaatct AAACACAGACCAGTGGCCCCAGAAGCTTATTATGCAGCTGATTCCACAGCAGTTACTA ACAACCTTAGGTCACCTCTTCAGAAACTCTCGAATGGTTCAGTTTCTCTTCACCAACAAAGACTTGGAGTCGCTTAAAGGCCTCTACCGCATTATGGCCAGTGGTTTC gcTGGCTGCGTCCACTTCCCCCACACTACGTCGCCCTGTGAGGTGCGGGTGCTGATGCTGCTCTATTCATCCAAGAAGAGAATATTCATGGGCCTCATTCCCAACGACCAGGGCGGTTTCGTCAACGGCATCCGGCAAGTCATCACCAACCACAAGCAGGTCCAGCAGCACAGAGCG CTGGGCGGTGCAGGTGGACCAATGCAACCTGGTCAGGTCCCACCGAACCAGAACTTCCTCAACAGGCCCTCTGGTCCCATCCCTGTCTCCCATGGCAAcgtccagcagcag ATGGCAATGAGAGCAACCGGACCAGGTAACCAGCAGCCGCCGGTCGGTGGTGTTCCATCCAACCAGGGGGCACAGGGCGGACAAGCCCCGCCCCAGGGCCCCATACTGCGGCTCTCAAACCCAGGAGCCAATCCACAGCTTCGCAGTCTTCTCCTcagccagcagcagcca CAGGGCGGCGTGTCTCACATGCCCGGAATAATGTCCCACCAGGGTTTAGGGCAGCAGTTGGTCCACTCTGCACCAGGAGGGGGGGCTCAAATGCAGGGCCAGTGGAGACAACCCCTGGCAG GTCCCGTGCTGATGTCCGGGGGTCAGAGAGGAGCGGTACCGCAGCCCGGGATGCCCATAGTCTCAAGCGCCATGGAAGATGAAATCCTCATGGACCTTATCTGA
- the med25 gene encoding mediator of RNA polymerase II transcription subunit 25 isoform X3, translating to MVAGSTLMEPSAKPGTNQVADVVFVIEGTANLGPYFESLRKNYILPAIEYFNGGPPAETDFGGDYGGTQYGLVVFNTVDCAPESYVQCHAPTSSAFEFVSWIDSIQFMGGGAESCSLIAEGLSVALQLFDDFKKMREQIGQTHKVCVLLCNSPPYLLPAVESVSYTGCTAENLVKIIRDKGIHFSVVAPRKLPALRSLFERASPGVGVVEPHPDYSQDPFHMVLVRGISLPVSSGVGPGPLKPVLPPQPLPVSQPLVGPSQPPLPINTPHPYQNSAAMSAAQVAAQMAVEAANVQKSRFPGMVNQGPPFNSQQNIPSVPGVKLSQPSISTVTTSSQPMMPQQQVPPNQQQPVPPPGQPIPNQQPQQQPQQQPSVNQPTAPSVQPNMPGVSGPQSNAIGQQQGVANKIVAWTGVLEWQEPKASSMDSATKLTRSLPCQVHVNQGENLNTDQWPQKLIMQLIPQQLLTTLGHLFRNSRMVQFLFTNKDLESLKGLYRIMASGFAGCVHFPHTTSPCEVRVLMLLYSSKKRIFMGLIPNDQGGFVNGIRQVITNHKQVQQHRAQLGGAGGPMQPGQVPPNQNFLNRPSGPIPVSHGNVQQQQSVVVGMPPVSQVSMMEEQQRQNNMMAMRATGPGNQQPPVGGVPSNQGAQGGQAPPQGPILRLSNPGANPQLRSLLLSQQQPQGGVSHMPGIMSHQGLGQQLVHSAPGGGAQMQGQWRQPLAGPVLMSGGQRGAVPQPGMPIVSSAMEDEILMDLI from the exons ATGGTGGCAGGTTCGACACTCATGGAGCCGTCAGCTAAGCCTGGGACCAACCAGGTGGCCGATGTGGTGTTTGTCATCGAAGGGACAGCGAACCTTGGACCCTACTTTGAATCCTTAAGGAAAAATTACATTCTTCCAGCTATTGA ATATTTCAATGGAGGGCCCCCAGCAGAAACAGATTTTGGTGGAgat TATGGAGGAACACAGTATGGCCTTGTGGTGTTCAACACAGTGGACTGTGCTCCTGAGTCATACGTCCAATGCCACGCACCAACAAGCTCTGCCTTTGAGTTTGTCTCATGGATCGACAGCATCCA GTTCATGGGAGGTGGAGCAGAAAGTTGTAGTCTAATTGCAGAGGGCCTCTCTGTGGCCCTGCAACTCTTTGATGATTTTAAGAAGATGAGGGAGCAAAT AGGTCAAACCCACAAGGTGTGCGTGCTGCTGTGTAACTCTCCTCCTTATCTGCTCCCTGCTGTGGAGAGTGTCAGCTACACCGGCTGCACAGCAGAAAACTTGGTCAAAATCATCAGAGAT AAAGGAATTCACTTCTCAGTGGTGGCTCCTCGGAAGCTGCCGGCTCTCAGGTCGTTGTTTGAGCGGGCGTCTCCTGGAGTTGGCGTGGTTGAACCCCATCCAGACTACAGTCAGGACCCTTTCCACATGGTCCTAGTCAGAGGAATTTCACTACCTG TTTCCTCAGGTGTAGGACCCGGACCGCTCAAACCCGTCCTTCCTCCTCAGCCGCTCCCTGTCTCTCAGCCTCTCGTTGGACCCTCACAGCCCCCTCTACCCATAAACACACCCCACCCTTATCAG AATTCGGCTGCCATGAGTGCAGCTCAGGTGGCTGCACAGATGGCTGTGGAGGCAGCCAACGTCCAGAAGAGTCGCT tcccAGGAATGGTCAATCAAGGCCCCCCGTTCAACAGTCAGCAAAACATCCCATCAGTCCCTGGGGTGAAGCTCAGTCAGCCCAGCATATCAACGGTCACCACGTCATCGCAGCCTATGATGCCACAGCAACAGGTTCCTCCAAATCAGCAGCAGCCGGTCCCACCCCCAGGGCAGCCGATACCCAATCAGCAACCGCAGCAGcaacctcagcagcagccctCAGTGAATCAGCCCACAGCGCCTTCAGTGCAGCCCAACATG CCTGGTGTGTCAGGACCTCAAAGCAATGCAATTGGACAGCAGCAAGGAGTAGCCAATAAGATTGTTGCATGGACTGGCGTTCTCGAGTGGCAAGAG CCTAAAGCCTCATCAATGGATTCAGCCACCAAACTAACGCGTTCTCTGCCATGTCAAGTACATGTGAACCagggtgaaaatct AAACACAGACCAGTGGCCCCAGAAGCTTATTATGCAGCTGATTCCACAGCAGTTACTA ACAACCTTAGGTCACCTCTTCAGAAACTCTCGAATGGTTCAGTTTCTCTTCACCAACAAAGACTTGGAGTCGCTTAAAGGCCTCTACCGCATTATGGCCAGTGGTTTC gcTGGCTGCGTCCACTTCCCCCACACTACGTCGCCCTGTGAGGTGCGGGTGCTGATGCTGCTCTATTCATCCAAGAAGAGAATATTCATGGGCCTCATTCCCAACGACCAGGGCGGTTTCGTCAACGGCATCCGGCAAGTCATCACCAACCACAAGCAGGTCCAGCAGCACAGAGCG CAGCTGGGCGGTGCAGGTGGACCAATGCAACCTGGTCAGGTCCCACCGAACCAGAACTTCCTCAACAGGCCCTCTGGTCCCATCCCTGTCTCCCATGGCAAcgtccagcagcag CAGTCTGTGGTGGTGGGCATGCCTCCTGTTAGTCAGGTTTCTatgatggaggagcagcagaggcagaacaACATG ATGGCAATGAGAGCAACCGGACCAGGTAACCAGCAGCCGCCGGTCGGTGGTGTTCCATCCAACCAGGGGGCACAGGGCGGACAAGCCCCGCCCCAGGGCCCCATACTGCGGCTCTCAAACCCAGGAGCCAATCCACAGCTTCGCAGTCTTCTCCTcagccagcagcagcca CAGGGCGGCGTGTCTCACATGCCCGGAATAATGTCCCACCAGGGTTTAGGGCAGCAGTTGGTCCACTCTGCACCAGGAGGGGGGGCTCAAATGCAGGGCCAGTGGAGACAACCCCTGGCAG GTCCCGTGCTGATGTCCGGGGGTCAGAGAGGAGCGGTACCGCAGCCCGGGATGCCCATAGTCTCAAGCGCCATGGAAGATGAAATCCTCATGGACCTTATCTGA